The following proteins come from a genomic window of Pseudomonas hygromyciniae:
- the dnaN gene encoding DNA polymerase III subunit beta, translated as MHFTIQREALLKPLQLVAGVVERRQTLPVLSNVLLVVEGQQLSLTGTDLEVELVGRVQLEEPAEPGEITVPARKLMDICKSLPNDALIDIKVDEQKLVVKAGRSRFTLSTLPANDFPTVEEGPGSLTCSLEQSRLRRLIERTSFAMAQQDVRYYLNGMLLEVSEGIIRAVATDGHRLAMCSMKADIGQPDRHQVIVPRKGILELARLLTEPDGNVSIVLGQHHIRATTGEFTFTSKLVDGKFPDYERVLPKGGDKLVIGDRQALREAFSRTAILSNEKYRGIRLQLANGQLKIQANNPEQEEAEEEVGVDYNGGSLEIGFNVSYLLDVLGVMTTEQVRLILSDSNSSALVQESDNDDSAYVVMPMRL; from the coding sequence ATGCATTTCACCATTCAACGCGAAGCCCTGTTGAAACCCCTGCAACTGGTCGCAGGCGTCGTCGAGCGCCGACAGACCTTGCCGGTACTTTCCAACGTATTGTTGGTTGTCGAAGGCCAGCAGTTGTCGTTGACCGGTACCGACCTGGAAGTCGAACTGGTTGGTCGTGTACAACTGGAAGAACCCGCCGAGCCCGGTGAGATCACCGTGCCTGCGCGCAAGCTGATGGACATCTGCAAAAGCCTGCCCAACGACGCGCTGATCGATATCAAGGTCGATGAGCAGAAGTTGGTGGTCAAGGCCGGGCGCAGTCGTTTCACTCTGTCGACCTTGCCGGCCAACGACTTCCCGACTGTGGAAGAAGGCCCGGGTTCGCTGACCTGCAGCCTGGAACAAAGCCGCCTGCGTCGTTTGATCGAACGCACCAGCTTCGCCATGGCCCAGCAGGACGTGCGTTACTACCTCAACGGCATGCTGCTGGAAGTCTCTGAAGGCATCATCCGTGCCGTGGCCACTGATGGTCACCGCTTGGCTATGTGCTCGATGAAGGCTGATATCGGCCAGCCGGATCGTCATCAGGTGATCGTGCCGCGCAAAGGTATCCTGGAGCTCGCGCGTCTGCTCACAGAGCCGGACGGTAACGTCAGCATCGTCCTGGGCCAACATCACATCCGTGCTACCACTGGTGAGTTCACCTTCACTTCCAAGCTGGTAGACGGCAAGTTCCCGGATTACGAGCGCGTGCTGCCCAAAGGTGGCGACAAACTGGTAATCGGTGATCGTCAGGCCCTGCGTGAAGCGTTCAGCCGTACCGCGATTCTTTCCAACGAAAAGTACCGGGGTATTCGCCTGCAATTGGCCAACGGCCAGCTGAAAATCCAGGCCAACAACCCGGAGCAGGAAGAAGCGGAAGAAGAAGTGGGCGTCGACTACAACGGCGGTTCCCTAGAAATAGGCTTCAACGTGAGCTACCTGCTGGACGTGCTGGGTGTGATGACCACCGAGCAGGTGCGTCTGATCCTCTCGGACTCCAACAGCAGCGCCCTGGTGCAAGAATCCGATAACGACGACTCGGCTTACGTTGTTATGCCGATGCGCCTGTAA
- the recF gene encoding DNA replication/repair protein RecF (All proteins in this family for which functions are known are DNA-binding proteins that assist the filamentation of RecA onto DNA for the initiation of recombination or recombinational repair.): MSLSRVSVTAVRNLHPVTFSPSPRINILHGANGSGKTSVLEAIHLLGLARSFRSARLLPVIQYEQLACTVFGQVELAQGGHSSLGISRDRQGEFQIRIDGQNARSAAQLAEILPLQLINPDSFRLLEGAPKIRRQFLDWGVFHVEPRFMATWQRLQKALRQRNSWLRHGTLDAASQAAWDRELCLASDEIDEYRRAYIKALKPVFEQTLSELLELEGLTLSYYRGWDKERDLSAVLATSLQRDQQIGHTQAGPQRADLRLRLGAHNAADILSRGQQKLVVCALRIAQGHLVSQARRGQCIYLVDDLPSELDEQHRRALCRLLEDLRCQVFITCVDHELLREGWQTETPVALFHVEQGRITQTHDHRE; the protein is encoded by the coding sequence ATGTCCCTCAGTCGCGTCTCGGTCACCGCGGTGCGCAATCTGCACCCGGTGACCTTCTCCCCCTCCCCCCGCATCAATATCCTCCACGGCGCCAACGGCAGTGGCAAAACCAGCGTGCTGGAAGCCATTCACTTGCTTGGCCTGGCTCGTTCCTTTCGCAGCGCCCGCCTGCTACCGGTGATTCAGTACGAGCAATTGGCGTGCACCGTATTTGGCCAGGTTGAACTGGCGCAAGGCGGGCACAGCAGCCTGGGGATATCTCGTGATCGCCAGGGGGAGTTCCAGATCCGTATCGATGGGCAGAATGCGCGCAGTGCGGCGCAACTGGCGGAAATCCTGCCACTGCAGTTGATCAACCCCGACAGCTTTCGCTTGTTGGAAGGTGCACCAAAAATCCGCCGGCAGTTCCTCGATTGGGGAGTGTTCCACGTGGAACCGAGGTTCATGGCCACTTGGCAGCGCCTGCAGAAGGCCCTGCGGCAGCGGAACTCATGGCTGCGGCATGGTACACTTGACGCCGCTTCGCAAGCGGCCTGGGACCGTGAACTGTGCCTGGCCAGCGACGAAATAGATGAATACCGCCGCGCCTATATCAAAGCCTTGAAACCAGTCTTTGAACAGACCTTGAGTGAGTTGCTAGAACTCGAGGGGCTGACGCTGAGCTACTACCGTGGTTGGGACAAAGAGCGTGACTTGAGTGCAGTACTCGCCACCTCTTTGCAACGGGATCAGCAAATTGGCCACACCCAGGCAGGACCGCAACGCGCTGATTTGCGCCTTAGATTAGGGGCACATAACGCTGCGGATATCTTGTCCCGTGGTCAGCAGAAGTTAGTGGTCTGCGCGCTGCGTATCGCCCAGGGGCACTTGGTTAGCCAGGCCCGGCGCGGTCAATGTATTTATCTGGTGGATGATTTGCCGTCCGAACTGGACGAGCAACACCGCCGCGCGCTATGCCGCTTGTTGGAAGACTTACGCTGCCAGGTATTTATTACCTGTGTAGACCACGAATTATTGAGGGAAGGCTGGCAGACGGAAACGCCAGTCGCTTTGTTCCACGTGGAACAAGGCCGTATCACCCAGACCCACGACCATCGGGAGTGA